The genomic region GAAAATAAAAATCGTCAGTACCAGAACCGTCACCAGTAATACTAGCGAAATCGGTTTATGAAGATAATATTTTTCAAAAGTTAAGGCAAGGAGTATAAACGAAGCTGAGGATAATGACCCCAGGGAAACGTAACGCGTAATTCCTACTACTATCAAAAAAAGTATCAGAGCTATGACAGTTTCAATTGGAGCAAGAGAGATCAATACCCCAAGGCCAGTAGCGACCCCCTTCCCTCCTTTGAAGTCCACGAAAACGGGAAAAACGTGACCCAGGATTACTGCTATGCC from Candidatus Zixiibacteriota bacterium harbors:
- a CDS encoding glycerol-3-phosphate acyltransferase, with product GPIPALIVLILDIGKGLVATLWLGRISIGQPFLNPVSLMILAGIAVILGHVFPVFVDFKGGKGVATGLGVLISLAPIETVIALILFLIVVGITRYVSLGSLSSASFILLALTFEKYYLHKPISLVLLVTVLVLTIFIFYTHRSNIKRLLDGTENKFRKKQNI